Proteins encoded together in one Pseudomonas sp. ADAK13 window:
- the epd gene encoding erythrose-4-phosphate dehydrogenase: MPQPRPYKVALNGYGRIGRCVLRALVERGAAAGFEIVAINDLADMASIEYLTRFDSTHGRFPGEVRVEDDCLHINGHCVKVLRSATPEGIDWAALDVDLVLECSGAYHTRADGQRFLDAGAPRVLFSQPMASEADVDATIVYGVNQDCLTGAELLVSNASCTTNCGVPLLRLLDQAIGLEYVSITTIHSAMNDQPVIDAYHHEDLRRTRSAFQSVIPVSTGLARGIERLLPELAGRIQAKAVRVPTVNVSCLDITLQTVSDTDAGEVNRILRDAATSGPLKGLLAYTELPHASCDFNHDPHSAIVDASQTRVSGPRLVNILAWFDNEWGFANRMLDVAEHYLQTASPQL, encoded by the coding sequence ATGCCTCAACCGCGTCCTTACAAAGTTGCACTCAACGGCTACGGCCGGATTGGTCGTTGCGTCTTGCGTGCTCTGGTCGAGCGAGGGGCGGCGGCCGGGTTTGAAATTGTTGCGATCAACGATCTGGCGGACATGGCCAGCATCGAATACCTGACACGCTTTGACTCCACCCACGGCCGGTTCCCGGGCGAGGTGCGGGTCGAGGACGACTGTCTGCATATTAATGGCCACTGCGTGAAGGTATTGCGCAGTGCCACCCCCGAGGGCATCGACTGGGCGGCGCTGGACGTCGACCTGGTGCTGGAATGCTCCGGTGCCTATCACACCCGTGCCGATGGCCAGCGTTTTCTCGACGCCGGTGCGCCACGGGTATTGTTCTCCCAGCCGATGGCCAGCGAGGCGGATGTCGACGCCACCATCGTCTACGGCGTGAACCAGGATTGCCTGACCGGCGCCGAACTGCTGGTGTCCAACGCCTCCTGCACCACCAACTGCGGCGTGCCGCTGTTGCGCCTGCTGGACCAGGCCATTGGCCTGGAATACGTGTCGATCACCACCATTCACTCGGCGATGAACGATCAGCCGGTGATCGATGCCTACCACCATGAAGACCTGCGTCGTACGCGTTCGGCGTTTCAGTCAGTGATTCCGGTGTCCACCGGGCTTGCGCGGGGTATCGAGCGACTGTTGCCGGAACTTGCCGGGCGAATCCAGGCCAAAGCCGTACGGGTACCGACGGTGAATGTGTCTTGCCTGGACATCACCCTGCAAACCGTCAGCGACACCGACGCCGGTGAAGTCAACCGGATCCTGCGCGACGCCGCCACCAGCGGCCCGCTCAAAGGCTTGTTGGCGTACACCGAGTTGCCGCACGCCAGCTGTGATTTCAACCACGACCCGCATTCGGCCATCGTCGATGCCAGCCAGACCCGCGTTTCCGGCCCACGGCTGGTGAACATCCTGGCGTGGTTCGACAACGAATGGGGTTTTGCCAACCGTATGCTGGACGTTGCAGAACACTATCTGCAAACAGCCTCTCCACAACTTTAG
- a CDS encoding phosphoglycerate kinase, with amino-acid sequence MTVLKMTDLDLQGKRVLIREDLNVPVKDGVVTSDARILASLPTIKLALEKGAAVMVCSHLGRPTEGEFSAENSLKPVAEYLSKALGRDVPLVADYLNGVDVKAGDIVLFENVRFNKGEKKNSDELAQQYAALCDVFVMDAFGTAHRAEGSTHGVAKFAKVAAAGPLLAAELEALGKALGAPAQPMAAIVAGSKVSTKLDVLNSLSQICNQLIVGGGIANTFLAAAGHPVGKSLYEPDLLDTARAIAAKVSVPLPVDVVVAKEFAESAEATVKLIADVAADDMILDIGPQTAANFAELLKSSQTILWNGPVGVFEFDQFGNGTKVLAHAIAESSAFSIAGGGDTLAAIDKYGVADQISYISTGGGAFLEFVEGKVLPAVEVLESRAKG; translated from the coding sequence ATGACCGTGTTGAAGATGACCGACCTCGATCTGCAAGGTAAGCGCGTACTGATCCGCGAAGACCTCAACGTCCCAGTCAAGGACGGTGTTGTCACCAGCGATGCGCGAATCCTGGCCTCGCTGCCGACCATCAAGCTGGCCCTGGAAAAAGGCGCGGCCGTGATGGTCTGCTCCCACCTGGGTCGCCCGACCGAAGGTGAGTTTTCGGCAGAAAACAGCCTCAAGCCAGTGGCCGAATACCTGAGCAAGGCCCTGGGCCGCGACGTGCCGCTGGTAGCCGACTACCTGAACGGCGTGGACGTGAAGGCCGGCGACATCGTGTTGTTCGAAAACGTGCGCTTCAACAAGGGCGAGAAAAAGAACAGCGACGAACTGGCCCAGCAATACGCCGCCCTGTGCGACGTATTCGTGATGGACGCCTTCGGCACTGCTCACCGTGCCGAGGGCTCGACCCATGGCGTGGCCAAGTTCGCCAAGGTCGCTGCAGCTGGCCCGTTGCTGGCCGCTGAACTGGAAGCCTTGGGCAAGGCACTGGGCGCTCCGGCCCAACCGATGGCCGCCATCGTTGCCGGCTCCAAGGTGTCCACCAAGCTCGACGTATTGAACAGCCTGAGCCAGATCTGCAATCAACTGATCGTCGGCGGCGGCATTGCCAACACCTTCCTGGCCGCTGCCGGTCACCCGGTGGGCAAGTCGCTGTACGAGCCGGACCTGCTGGACACCGCCCGCGCCATCGCCGCCAAGGTCAGCGTACCGCTGCCGGTTGACGTGGTGGTTGCCAAGGAGTTCGCTGAAAGCGCCGAAGCCACCGTCAAGCTGATCGCTGACGTTGCCGCCGACGACATGATTCTGGATATCGGCCCGCAAACGGCGGCCAATTTCGCCGAACTGCTGAAATCGTCCCAGACCATCCTGTGGAACGGTCCGGTCGGTGTGTTCGAGTTCGATCAGTTCGGCAACGGCACCAAAGTGCTGGCCCACGCTATCGCTGAAAGCTCGGCATTCTCGATTGCCGGTGGTGGCGACACCCTGGCGGCCATCGATAAATATGGCGTTGCTGACCAGATCTCCTACATTTCTACCGGTGGTGGTGCGTTCCTCGAATTCGTCGAAGGCAAGGTACTGCCGGCCGTTGAAGTGCTGGAAAGCCGGGCGAAGGGCTGA
- a CDS encoding MliC family protein, whose translation MKGVFALAALALLAGCTNLNMFDKKAEPVDKWTTWTCDSQAQVNWRFADQAHTQVDVRLGGSDQVYRLKQDVAASGVLYSDGQLAFHTKGEEGLVYWVATDDLIGRGCKAQ comes from the coding sequence ATGAAAGGCGTTTTCGCCCTGGCAGCACTGGCTTTATTGGCCGGATGCACCAACCTGAACATGTTCGACAAGAAGGCAGAGCCGGTAGACAAGTGGACCACCTGGACGTGTGACAGCCAGGCGCAAGTCAACTGGCGCTTCGCCGACCAGGCCCACACCCAGGTGGATGTACGCCTGGGTGGTTCGGACCAGGTTTACCGCCTCAAGCAGGACGTGGCGGCGTCGGGCGTGCTGTACAGCGACGGCCAGTTGGCGTTTCACACAAAAGGTGAGGAAGGCCTGGTTTACTGGGTTGCCACCGATGATTTGATCGGGCGCGGCTGTAAAGCTCAATAG
- the fba gene encoding class II fructose-bisphosphate aldolase (catalyzes the reversible aldol condensation of dihydroxyacetonephosphate and glyceraldehyde 3-phosphate in the Calvin cycle, glycolysis, and/or gluconeogenesis), which yields MALISMRQMLDHAAEFGYGVPAFNVNNLEQMRAIMEAADKTDSPVIVQASAGARKYAGAPFLRHLILAAIEEFPHIPVCMHQDHGTSPDVCQRSIQLGFSSVMMDGSLGEDGKTPTDYEYNVRVTQQTVAMAHACGVSVEGELGCLGSLETGMAGEEDGIGAEGVLDHSQMLTDPEEAADFVKKTQVDALAIAIGTSHGAYKFTKPPTGDVLAIDRIKEIHKRIPNTHLVMHGSSSVPQEWLAIINQYGGDIKETYGVPVEEIVEGIKYGVRKVNIDTDLRLASTGAMRRLMATNPSEFDPRKFFGATVTAMRDVCIARYEAFGTAGNASKIKPISLEAMYQRYLKGELNAKVN from the coding sequence ATGGCACTTATCAGCATGCGCCAGATGTTGGACCACGCAGCCGAATTCGGCTATGGCGTTCCAGCCTTCAACGTCAACAACCTTGAGCAGATGCGCGCCATCATGGAAGCCGCTGACAAGACTGACTCTCCAGTGATCGTCCAGGCTTCGGCCGGTGCGCGTAAATACGCCGGCGCCCCGTTCCTGCGTCACCTGATCCTCGCCGCGATCGAAGAATTCCCGCATATCCCGGTGTGCATGCACCAGGACCACGGCACCAGCCCTGACGTGTGCCAGCGCTCCATTCAGCTGGGCTTCAGCTCGGTGATGATGGACGGTTCCCTGGGTGAAGACGGCAAGACCCCGACCGACTACGAATACAACGTACGCGTTACCCAACAAACCGTCGCCATGGCGCACGCCTGCGGCGTTTCGGTTGAAGGCGAGCTGGGTTGCCTGGGTTCCCTGGAAACCGGCATGGCCGGTGAAGAAGACGGTATCGGCGCCGAAGGCGTACTGGATCACAGCCAAATGCTGACCGACCCGGAAGAAGCTGCCGACTTCGTCAAGAAGACCCAGGTTGATGCCCTGGCCATCGCCATCGGCACCAGCCACGGCGCCTACAAGTTCACCAAGCCGCCTACCGGCGACGTGCTGGCCATCGACCGCATCAAGGAAATCCACAAACGCATCCCCAACACCCACCTGGTGATGCACGGTTCTTCCTCGGTACCGCAAGAGTGGCTGGCGATCATCAACCAGTACGGCGGCGACATCAAAGAAACCTACGGCGTGCCGGTTGAAGAAATCGTTGAAGGCATCAAGTACGGCGTGCGCAAGGTCAACATCGACACCGACCTGCGTCTGGCGTCCACCGGTGCGATGCGTCGCCTGATGGCCACCAACCCGAGCGAATTTGACCCACGTAAATTCTTCGGCGCTACCGTGACTGCCATGCGTGACGTGTGCATCGCGCGTTACGAAGCCTTCGGTACGGCGGGCAACGCTTCGAAGATCAAGCCGATCTCCCTGGAAGCGATGTACCAGCGTTACCTGAAAGGTGAGTTGAACGCCAAGGTCAACTAA
- the alr gene encoding alanine racemase codes for MPFSRTLLALSLGMALLQNPAFAAPPLSMADGVAQLNIQDSNAWVEINKVAFENNIRTLQASLADKSKICAVLKADAYGHGIGLLMPSVIKLGVPCVGIASNEEARVVRESGFKGQLIRVRTAALSELEAALPYNVEELVGNLDFAVRASLIAENHGRPLVVHLGLNSSGMSRNGVEMTTAQGRRDAVAITKVPNLQVTAIMTHFAVEDAADVRTGLKAFNEQANWLINVAQLDRSKITLHAANSFATLEVPESRLDMVRPGGLLFGDTVPSFTEYKRVMQFKSHVASVNSYPKGNTVGYDRTYTLARDSKLANITVGYSDGYRRAFTNKGVVLINGHRVPVVGKVSMNTLMVDVTDVPTVKSGDEVVLFGKQGAVETTQAEVEDINGALLADLYTVWGNSNPKVLVDR; via the coding sequence ATGCCCTTTTCCCGCACCCTGCTCGCCCTCTCCCTGGGCATGGCTCTGCTGCAAAACCCGGCCTTCGCCGCCCCGCCCCTCTCGATGGCCGACGGGGTGGCTCAGCTCAACATCCAGGACAGCAACGCCTGGGTCGAAATCAACAAAGTCGCCTTCGAAAACAACATCCGCACCCTGCAAGCCAGCCTCGCCGACAAATCGAAAATCTGCGCCGTGCTCAAGGCAGATGCCTACGGCCACGGCATCGGCTTGCTGATGCCGTCGGTGATCAAACTGGGCGTGCCCTGTGTCGGCATTGCCAGCAACGAAGAAGCCCGCGTGGTCCGTGAAAGCGGCTTCAAAGGCCAACTGATCCGTGTACGCACCGCCGCCCTGAGCGAGCTGGAAGCTGCGTTGCCGTATAACGTCGAAGAGCTGGTGGGCAACCTGGATTTCGCCGTGCGCGCCAGCCTGATCGCCGAAAACCACGGCCGCCCGCTGGTTGTGCACCTGGGCCTGAACTCCAGCGGCATGAGCCGCAACGGCGTGGAAATGACCACCGCCCAAGGCCGCCGCGACGCCGTAGCCATTACCAAGGTGCCGAACCTGCAGGTGACAGCGATCATGACCCACTTCGCCGTCGAAGACGCCGCCGACGTACGCACCGGGCTCAAGGCGTTCAATGAACAGGCCAACTGGCTGATCAACGTCGCCCAGCTCGACCGCAGTAAAATCACCCTGCACGCCGCCAACTCCTTCGCCACCCTGGAAGTGCCCGAGTCGCGGCTGGACATGGTTCGTCCGGGCGGCCTGCTGTTTGGCGATACCGTGCCGTCGTTCACCGAATACAAGCGGGTGATGCAGTTCAAATCCCACGTGGCGTCGGTCAACAGCTATCCGAAGGGCAACACCGTGGGCTACGACCGCACCTACACCCTGGCGCGGGATTCGAAACTGGCGAACATCACCGTGGGCTATTCCGACGGCTACCGCCGGGCGTTTACCAACAAAGGCGTAGTGCTGATCAACGGCCATCGCGTGCCGGTGGTGGGCAAGGTGTCGATGAACACCCTGATGGTGGATGTCACCGACGTGCCGACCGTGAAGAGCGGCGACGAGGTGGTGTTGTTCGGCAAGCAGGGTGCGGTGGAGACCACCCAGGCGGAGGTTGAAGACATCAACGGGGCGTTGCTGGCGGATCTGTATACGGTGTGGGGTAACTCGAATCCGAAGGTGTTGGTGGACAGGTAA
- a CDS encoding polysaccharide lyase family 7 protein produces the protein MIDLSTWNLSIPVGSPPSTIDTPKLLSGFKDQYFQAEGSSVQFWTPVTGTRTENAVYPRSELRETYADGRLRNWLYGDADNFLRATLAVNQVPSSGKVVIGQIHAYDSQKPLIKVEYQYKEKTQTGNIVAKVRMRPNEDEGRVIIVAENVPLDRNFTYVIHLNKAGLLSVDAASGQWNERIGAAWGKQPLYFKAGAYVQDNSGNSKEGARVTFAKLDIDHD, from the coding sequence ATGATTGATCTGTCCACCTGGAACCTGAGCATCCCCGTCGGCTCCCCGCCCTCGACCATCGACACCCCGAAACTGCTCAGTGGGTTCAAGGACCAGTACTTCCAGGCCGAAGGCAGCAGCGTGCAATTCTGGACCCCGGTCACCGGCACACGTACCGAGAACGCTGTTTACCCCCGCAGCGAACTGCGGGAAACCTACGCCGATGGTCGCCTGCGCAACTGGCTGTATGGCGATGCCGACAACTTCCTGCGAGCCACGTTGGCGGTCAACCAGGTGCCGTCTTCCGGCAAGGTCGTCATCGGCCAAATCCACGCCTACGACAGCCAGAAGCCGCTGATCAAGGTCGAGTACCAGTACAAGGAAAAAACCCAGACCGGTAACATCGTCGCCAAGGTGCGCATGCGCCCCAATGAAGATGAAGGGCGGGTGATCATCGTTGCCGAAAACGTGCCGCTGGACCGCAACTTCACCTACGTCATCCACCTGAATAAAGCCGGCCTGTTGAGTGTCGACGCGGCCAGCGGGCAGTGGAACGAACGCATTGGCGCGGCGTGGGGCAAACAACCGCTGTACTTCAAGGCCGGCGCCTACGTGCAGGACAACAGTGGCAACAGCAAGGAAGGCGCCCGGGTGACCTTTGCAAAGCTGGACATTGACCACGACTGA
- a CDS encoding putative bifunctional diguanylate cyclase/phosphodiesterase, producing the protein MECAPIKPRDGCSVLLVVDDYPENLISMRALLQRDDWCVVTAASGVEALGLLLEHDVDLVLLDVMMPGMDGFEVARLMRGSQRTQMTPIIFLSAHAQSPAAMLEGYASGAIDYLLKPFDPNILKPKVHALLEHQRNRRALQRLSHDLESARAFNASVLDNAAEGILVVGEDGVISYANPAISRLLNAPVAEIQGAEFLGFLQKPHVPGWSDSALYEGYKRGETWRLHDAILRTAPGQQLPVAMSCAPLPAEQKAMVVTVLDMSEVRHLHQQLEFQAVTDPLTGLLNRRGFHQSVENVLLRSERNEQSLVLLYLDLDGFKRVNDSLGHDAGDRVLRWVSEQLKACLRSYDILGRMGGDEFTALLELEFPEQAAKIAEKLIERVSICQQVDGLDVMLGVSIGIATFPDCGSDLNGLLRAADVAMYEAKRAGRQQYRYYDQEMNGRARSRLMLEDSVRSAIESKDFTLVYQPQVSLHDGHLRGVEALLRWQHPSVGDVPPGLFLPLLEEARLISQLSTWIYQQVAAQRRAWTAVLSDELVLSVSLSSSQFNMPNLASQLQQVLERHGLQGRQLEVEISEESLMHNLEESTKQLKLLRGAGVRIALDDFGAGNCSLAHLRDLEFDTLKLDPKLVARVPGSSRDAAMARSIIELCRHFDLLVIAEGVETQEQVEWLKANGCQFAQGPQVAPPLIADEIADWHLRAAPH; encoded by the coding sequence ATGGAATGCGCTCCAATCAAGCCCCGCGATGGTTGTTCAGTGCTTTTGGTGGTCGATGACTATCCCGAAAACCTGATCAGCATGCGTGCGCTATTGCAGCGTGACGACTGGTGTGTGGTGACGGCGGCATCGGGGGTTGAAGCCCTGGGATTGCTGCTCGAACATGACGTCGACCTGGTGCTGCTGGACGTGATGATGCCCGGCATGGACGGGTTCGAGGTGGCCCGGCTGATGCGCGGCAGCCAGCGCACGCAAATGACCCCGATCATCTTTCTCAGTGCCCACGCTCAGTCGCCGGCGGCAATGCTGGAAGGGTACGCCAGTGGCGCCATTGACTATCTGCTCAAACCCTTCGACCCGAATATCCTCAAGCCCAAGGTCCATGCCCTGCTGGAGCACCAGCGCAACCGCCGTGCCTTGCAGCGGCTGAGCCATGACCTGGAGTCGGCGCGGGCCTTCAATGCCTCGGTGCTGGACAACGCCGCCGAAGGCATCCTGGTGGTGGGCGAAGACGGGGTGATCAGCTACGCCAACCCGGCGATTTCGCGGTTGCTGAATGCGCCGGTCGCCGAGATCCAGGGCGCCGAGTTCCTCGGTTTTTTGCAGAAGCCCCATGTGCCTGGCTGGTCCGACTCTGCCTTGTATGAAGGCTACAAACGTGGCGAAACCTGGCGCCTGCACGATGCAATCCTGCGCACCGCGCCGGGCCAGCAACTGCCGGTGGCTATGTCGTGCGCGCCGCTGCCGGCCGAGCAGAAAGCCATGGTGGTCACGGTGCTGGACATGTCCGAGGTGCGCCACTTGCATCAGCAACTGGAGTTCCAGGCTGTCACCGACCCGCTGACCGGCCTGCTTAACCGGCGCGGGTTTCACCAGTCGGTGGAGAATGTGCTGTTGCGCAGTGAGCGTAACGAGCAATCGCTGGTGCTGCTGTACCTGGACCTCGACGGGTTCAAGCGGGTGAATGATTCCCTGGGGCACGACGCCGGCGACCGGGTGCTGCGCTGGGTTTCGGAGCAGTTGAAGGCGTGCCTGCGCTCCTACGACATTCTTGGCCGCATGGGCGGTGACGAATTCACCGCGTTGCTGGAGCTGGAATTTCCGGAACAGGCGGCCAAGATTGCGGAAAAACTGATCGAACGGGTGTCGATCTGTCAGCAGGTCGACGGCCTGGACGTGATGCTCGGCGTCAGTATCGGCATCGCGACCTTCCCGGACTGCGGCTCGGACCTTAACGGCCTGCTGCGCGCGGCGGACGTCGCCATGTACGAAGCCAAGCGCGCCGGGCGTCAGCAGTACCGCTACTACGACCAGGAAATGAACGGCCGGGCCCGCTCGCGCCTGATGCTCGAAGACAGCGTGCGCAGCGCCATCGAGAGTAAGGATTTCACCCTGGTGTACCAGCCGCAGGTGTCGCTGCACGACGGCCACCTGCGCGGTGTCGAGGCGTTGCTGCGCTGGCAGCATCCGAGCGTCGGCGATGTGCCGCCGGGGCTGTTCTTGCCGTTGCTGGAAGAGGCACGCCTGATCAGCCAGTTGAGCACCTGGATCTATCAACAGGTGGCCGCCCAGCGGCGGGCCTGGACAGCGGTGCTCAGCGATGAGTTGGTGCTGAGCGTGAGCTTGAGCAGCAGCCAGTTCAATATGCCGAACCTGGCCAGCCAGCTGCAGCAGGTGCTGGAGCGACATGGGCTGCAAGGCCGGCAGCTGGAGGTGGAGATCAGTGAGGAAAGCCTGATGCACAACCTGGAAGAGTCCACCAAGCAACTCAAGCTGTTGCGCGGGGCGGGTGTGCGGATTGCTCTGGATGATTTCGGCGCAGGCAACTGCTCCCTGGCGCACCTGCGGGACCTGGAATTCGACACCCTCAAGCTCGACCCCAAGCTGGTCGCCCGTGTTCCGGGTTCATCCCGGGATGCGGCGATGGCCCGGAGCATTATCGAGCTGTGCCGCCATTTCGACCTGCTGGTGATCGCTGAGGGCGTCGAGACTCAGGAGCAAGTTGAGTGGCTCAAGGCCAACGGCTGCCAGTTCGCCCAGGGGCCGCAGGTAGCGCCGCCATTGATCGCCGATGAAATTGCCGACTGGCACCTGCGCGCAGCGCCCCACTGA
- a CDS encoding M48 metallopeptidase family protein, giving the protein MTALKYLQAYPAALQEQVRQLIAKDQLGDYLTQRYPERHGVQSDKALYSYAQALKQEHLRNAPAIDKVLFDNRLDLTHRALGLHTTISRVQGGNLKSKKEIRIASLFKEAAPEFLRMIVVHELAHFKESDHNKAFYKLCEYMLPGYHQVEFDLRVYLTWRDLQGKP; this is encoded by the coding sequence ATGACCGCGCTGAAATACCTCCAGGCCTACCCCGCAGCATTGCAGGAGCAAGTGCGCCAGTTGATTGCCAAGGACCAACTGGGCGACTACCTGACCCAGCGTTATCCCGAGCGCCACGGCGTGCAGAGCGACAAAGCCCTGTACAGCTACGCCCAGGCCCTGAAGCAGGAGCACCTGCGCAACGCGCCGGCCATCGACAAAGTGTTGTTCGATAACCGCCTGGACCTGACCCACCGCGCTCTTGGCCTGCACACCACCATCTCCCGGGTGCAGGGGGGCAACCTCAAATCGAAGAAAGAAATCCGCATCGCTTCGCTCTTCAAGGAAGCCGCGCCGGAGTTTCTGCGCATGATCGTGGTACACGAACTGGCGCACTTCAAGGAATCGGACCACAACAAGGCGTTCTACAAACTCTGTGAGTACATGCTGCCGGGCTACCATCAGGTGGAATTCGACCTGCGGGTGTACCTGACCTGGCGGGACCTGCAAGGCAAGCCCTAA
- a CDS encoding winged helix-turn-helix domain-containing protein — protein sequence MDVSKTKSSFYRRLYVAYLIDSQRASSVPALTEVTGMPRRTAQDTIAALADLDIVCEFEQEDGARNHAGRYRIRDWGAIDRRWIEANLSQIKRVLDYP from the coding sequence ATGGATGTGAGCAAGACCAAAAGCAGCTTCTACCGGCGCCTCTACGTGGCGTATCTGATCGACAGCCAACGGGCCAGCAGCGTCCCGGCGCTGACCGAGGTCACGGGCATGCCCCGGCGCACTGCCCAGGACACGATCGCGGCCTTGGCGGACCTGGACATTGTGTGTGAGTTTGAACAGGAAGACGGCGCCCGCAACCATGCCGGGCGCTATCGGATTCGTGATTGGGGCGCAATTGATCGGCGCTGGATCGAGGCGAACCTAAGCCAGATCAAGCGCGTACTGGATTATCCCTGA
- a CDS encoding GNAT family N-acetyltransferase — MTVEWVCKHHNDLGKEQLYAVLRLRSEVFVVEQKCVYQDIDGQDLDGDTHHLMAWDDGQLQAYLRLLDPESQGGDVVIGRVIVAPGARGTGLGHQMMDEALRQAEKHWPEVPIYLSAQAHLQGYYGRYGFVVAGEEYLEDDIPHIGMRRA, encoded by the coding sequence ATGACAGTCGAATGGGTCTGCAAACACCACAATGACTTGGGCAAAGAACAGCTGTACGCCGTCTTGCGCCTGCGTTCGGAGGTCTTCGTTGTCGAGCAGAAATGCGTATACCAGGACATCGATGGCCAGGACTTGGACGGTGATACCCATCACCTGATGGCCTGGGACGACGGTCAATTGCAGGCCTACCTGCGCCTGCTTGATCCTGAATCACAGGGCGGCGATGTGGTGATTGGCCGGGTGATCGTGGCGCCAGGCGCACGGGGCACCGGGTTGGGCCACCAGATGATGGATGAAGCCCTCAGGCAGGCAGAGAAACACTGGCCTGAGGTGCCGATCTATCTGTCGGCCCAGGCGCATTTGCAGGGGTATTACGGGCGGTATGGGTTCGTGGTGGCGGGCGAGGAATACCTTGAGGATGATATTCCACACATTGGTATGCGTCGGGCCTGA
- a CDS encoding substrate-binding periplasmic protein has translation MPRFSRAVALIGLLLLAQTAAAERLRLVADAWPPFTDATLINGGLATDIVTTALARAGYASQFEQVPWARALMGVGDGRYDVLVNAWYDDARTQLGQFSGEYLLNRVLFLKRRDDPIEFQNLQQLHDYPIAVVRGYAYSAAFDADPQLQKVPVHSFAMAVRMLAAQRVRLTVEDEFVARYYLARESATVRNAVEFLPVPLSENSLHILVSLKNPQHEQIVAGFDREIAKMKADGSYARLMKQHGM, from the coding sequence ATGCCGCGATTTTCTCGTGCCGTTGCTTTGATCGGTTTGTTGTTGCTGGCCCAGACGGCGGCGGCAGAGCGTTTGCGCCTGGTGGCGGATGCCTGGCCGCCGTTTACCGACGCCACCCTGATCAATGGCGGGTTGGCCACCGATATCGTGACTACCGCCCTGGCCCGTGCCGGCTACGCCAGTCAGTTTGAACAGGTGCCATGGGCCCGGGCGCTGATGGGCGTGGGTGACGGGCGTTACGATGTGCTGGTCAACGCCTGGTACGACGACGCGCGTACCCAGCTGGGGCAGTTTTCCGGTGAATACCTGCTCAATCGGGTGTTGTTTCTAAAGCGGCGTGACGATCCCATCGAGTTCCAGAACCTGCAACAACTTCACGACTATCCCATCGCTGTGGTGCGCGGGTATGCCTATTCGGCCGCGTTCGACGCCGATCCGCAGTTGCAGAAAGTCCCTGTGCATAGCTTTGCCATGGCGGTGCGTATGCTGGCGGCGCAGCGGGTGCGGCTGACGGTGGAGGATGAATTTGTCGCCCGTTACTACCTGGCCCGGGAGTCCGCCACCGTACGCAACGCGGTGGAGTTTTTGCCGGTGCCGCTGAGCGAAAACAGCCTGCACATTCTGGTCAGCCTGAAAAACCCGCAACACGAGCAGATCGTCGCAGGGTTTGATCGGGAGATCGCGAAAATGAAAGCGGATGGCAGTTATGCACGGTTGATGAAGCAGCACGGGATGTAG